Proteins co-encoded in one Pseudorhizobium banfieldiae genomic window:
- the chpT gene encoding histidine phosphotransferase ChpT, whose translation MPKNPNLTLEGPDLAALLCSRVCHDVISPVGAINNGLELLDEGASDSDALDLIRTSALNAAVRLKFARLAFGASGSVGASIDTGEAEKAAKDFASAEKKTEVTWNGPRAIVAKNRVKLLLNLFLVAYGGIPRGGSIDVTLENPEYDARFIITIKGRMMRVPAKFVEIAEGTLEEPVDAHTIQPYYTVLLAEECGMDLRHVVSEDKIVFIAEARPT comes from the coding sequence ATGCCCAAGAACCCGAATCTCACCCTCGAAGGGCCAGATCTTGCGGCGCTCCTGTGCAGTCGCGTCTGCCACGACGTCATCTCGCCGGTCGGCGCGATCAACAACGGCCTTGAACTTCTCGACGAGGGCGCGTCCGACAGCGATGCGCTCGACCTGATCCGCACCTCGGCACTCAATGCCGCCGTTCGCCTCAAGTTCGCACGGCTTGCCTTCGGCGCATCCGGTTCCGTCGGTGCGTCGATCGATACCGGCGAGGCGGAGAAGGCGGCGAAGGATTTCGCATCGGCAGAGAAGAAGACGGAGGTGACGTGGAACGGACCGCGCGCCATCGTGGCCAAGAACCGGGTCAAGCTCCTGCTCAACCTCTTCCTGGTGGCCTATGGCGGCATCCCGCGCGGTGGCTCAATTGACGTCACGCTGGAGAATCCGGAATACGACGCGCGGTTCATCATCACCATCAAGGGGCGGATGATGCGCGTGCCAGCAAAGTTTGTAGAGATCGCCGAAGGCACGCTGGAAGAGCCGGTCGACGCTCACACCATCCAGCCCTATTATACCGTCCTTCTGGCGGAGGAATGCGGCATGGATCTCCGGCATGTCGTGTCCGAGGACAAGATCGTCTTCATCGCCGAAGCCCGCCCGACCTGA
- a CDS encoding TrmH family RNA methyltransferase has product MAADLIRICDPDDVRIAEFRNIRERDLTGREHRFIAEGTVVLRMLAAAHSRKDAFAAEKILLLENRVAGLSEELSAFPTDVPVYVASAEVLDAIAGFHLHRGVLALGRRLSCSEPAQLLETLPERSLVVAACGISNHDNIGAIFRNAAAFGADAVLLDETCCDPLYRKALRVSVGTVLKVPYARGGAITDNLSALVEAGFHVWALSPSGSTDVRDIPTAPRVALATGTEGAGLPQDVLERFDTARIAQAPGLDSLNAATATAVALYQIAAGQGRI; this is encoded by the coding sequence GTGGCCGCTGACCTGATCCGCATCTGCGATCCGGACGATGTGCGCATCGCCGAGTTCCGGAACATCCGTGAGCGCGACCTGACCGGCCGTGAGCACCGGTTCATCGCCGAAGGCACGGTGGTGCTGAGGATGCTTGCGGCCGCGCATTCGCGGAAAGATGCTTTCGCTGCGGAGAAGATCCTGCTTCTCGAGAACAGGGTCGCTGGACTTTCCGAGGAACTGTCGGCCTTCCCCACTGATGTGCCTGTCTATGTCGCGTCGGCCGAGGTTCTCGATGCGATCGCGGGTTTCCACCTGCATCGGGGCGTGCTCGCCCTCGGCCGGCGCCTCAGTTGCTCAGAGCCTGCACAACTGCTGGAGACGCTGCCGGAGCGCTCGCTCGTGGTTGCCGCCTGCGGGATCTCGAACCACGACAATATTGGTGCAATCTTCCGCAATGCTGCGGCCTTCGGAGCCGATGCCGTCCTGTTGGACGAGACCTGCTGCGACCCGCTCTACCGGAAGGCCTTGCGGGTGTCCGTCGGGACGGTGCTCAAGGTGCCTTATGCGAGAGGTGGCGCGATAACGGACAATCTCTCGGCGCTCGTGGAGGCCGGTTTTCATGTGTGGGCGCTGTCGCCTTCCGGATCAACCGACGTCCGCGATATTCCTACGGCTCCCCGTGTCGCACTTGCGACTGGGACGGAAGGGGCGGGCCTTCCCCAAGATGTTTTGGAGAGATTCGATACGGCGAGGATCGCCCAGGCGCCGGGCTTGGACAGCCTCAATGCGGCAACCGCAACTGCCGTGGCTCTCTACCAGATCGCCGCCGGGCAGGGCCGCATCTAG
- a CDS encoding DUF2793 domain-containing protein yields MADRTTKLEMPFILPSQAQKHVTHNEALLVLDTMVQLTITDDRADPPPNPPEGTCFLVAQAASGDWSGKEEQIASWQDGGWSFHQPLPGWRAWFATTGALKVFWENEWRSVLPLSPRFDGIGINADSDATNRLVVTSPASLFDHTGSGHQLKINKAAAGDTGSLLFQTAYTGYAELGLAGDNAFSIKVSDGNMWKTALAIDAGGRHTRPNQPAMRAYRTGASMEPADGQQTGFTHFGVNRGGLELSGSPPGGGSAILVPASGTYLASLQVRTASSSGHVTAVAANGSPSALQVASATGSSGTLSASMVMELEAGDLLSLHHSGTATVMLGDDSTHLSLAML; encoded by the coding sequence ATGGCCGACAGGACCACCAAGCTGGAAATGCCTTTCATCCTTCCCTCTCAGGCACAGAAGCATGTCACCCACAATGAGGCACTGCTTGTTCTGGATACGATGGTGCAACTGACCATCACCGACGATCGTGCCGATCCCCCGCCCAACCCACCGGAGGGCACCTGCTTCTTGGTCGCACAAGCAGCTTCGGGCGATTGGTCTGGCAAGGAGGAACAGATCGCGTCATGGCAGGATGGTGGGTGGAGCTTTCACCAGCCTCTTCCCGGCTGGCGCGCATGGTTTGCAACCACCGGCGCGCTCAAGGTCTTCTGGGAGAACGAGTGGCGTTCTGTCCTGCCTCTTTCGCCGAGGTTCGACGGGATCGGGATCAATGCCGACAGTGACGCCACCAATCGGCTGGTTGTCACCTCCCCCGCCTCGCTCTTCGACCACACCGGAAGCGGCCACCAGTTGAAGATCAACAAGGCTGCCGCCGGCGATACCGGATCGCTGCTCTTCCAGACAGCGTATACGGGCTATGCCGAACTCGGCCTTGCCGGAGACAATGCCTTCTCGATCAAGGTCAGCGACGGAAACATGTGGAAGACCGCGCTCGCCATCGACGCCGGTGGTCGCCACACCCGGCCAAACCAGCCGGCGATGAGGGCCTACCGGACAGGCGCCAGCATGGAACCGGCGGACGGGCAGCAAACGGGCTTCACGCATTTTGGCGTCAATCGCGGCGGCCTCGAGCTATCGGGCTCGCCCCCCGGCGGCGGCAGCGCAATCCTTGTCCCGGCGAGCGGAACCTACCTGGCGAGCCTGCAAGTCAGGACTGCCTCCTCCTCCGGCCATGTGACCGCCGTCGCCGCAAACGGTAGTCCGAGCGCCCTCCAAGTCGCGAGCGCCACCGGGTCATCGGGAACCCTTTCCGCCAGCATGGTCATGGAACTGGAAGCCGGGGACCTTCTATCCCTTCATCATAGCGGCACCGCTACGGTCATGCTGGGGGACGACAGCACGCACCTGTCGCTGGCGATGTTGTAG
- the ctrA gene encoding response regulator transcription factor CtrA, which translates to MRVLLIEDDSATAQSIELMLKSESFNVYTTDLGEEGVDLGKLYDYDIILLDLNLPDMSGYEVLRTLRLSKVKTPILILSGMAGIEDKVRGLGFGADDYMTKPFHKDELVARIHAIVRRSKGHAQSIIITGELIVNLDAKTVEVGGQRVHLTGKEYQMLELLSLRKGTTLTKEMFLNHLYGGMDEPELKIIDVFICKLRKKLANAAGGANYIETVWGRGYVLREPEGNEYADIA; encoded by the coding sequence ATGCGGGTTCTACTCATCGAAGATGACAGCGCGACAGCGCAGAGCATCGAACTGATGCTGAAATCGGAAAGCTTCAACGTCTACACGACCGATCTGGGCGAAGAAGGCGTCGATCTCGGCAAGCTGTACGACTACGACATCATCCTCCTCGACCTGAACCTGCCCGACATGTCGGGTTACGAGGTTCTCCGCACGCTGCGGCTTTCCAAGGTCAAGACACCGATTCTCATCCTCTCCGGCATGGCCGGCATCGAGGACAAGGTGCGCGGCCTCGGCTTCGGTGCCGACGACTACATGACCAAGCCTTTCCACAAGGACGAACTGGTTGCCCGCATCCATGCCATCGTCCGTCGTTCGAAGGGCCACGCGCAGTCGATCATCATCACCGGCGAGCTCATCGTGAACCTCGACGCCAAGACGGTGGAAGTCGGCGGTCAGCGCGTTCACCTGACCGGCAAGGAATACCAGATGCTGGAGCTGCTCTCGCTCCGCAAGGGCACGACGCTCACGAAGGAAATGTTCCTGAACCACCTCTATGGCGGCATGGACGAGCCGGAGCTGAAGATCATCGATGTCTTCATCTGCAAGCTGCGCAAGAAGCTCGCCAATGCGGCCGGCGGCGCCAATTACATCGAAACGGTCTGGGGCCGCGGCTATGTGCTGCGCGAGCCGGAAGGCAACGAATACGCCGACATCGCCTGA
- a CDS encoding branched-chain amino acid ABC transporter permease: protein MEYFIQQLANGLTLGSIYGLIAIGYTMVYGIIGMINFAHGDIFMLGAFAALIVFLILTSFIAGVPVALALLVMLVVAMLMTSLWNWTIERVAYRPLRGSFRLAPLITAIGMSIVLSNFIQVTQGPRNKPIPSLVTDVYHFGAITISLKQIIIIAVTAVLLTIFWYIVNKTPLGRAQRATEQDRKMAALLGVDVDRTISITFVMGAALAAVAGTMYLMYYGVATFNDGFIPGVKAFTAAVLGGIGSLPGAVLGGLLIGLIESLWSAYFTIAYKDVATFALLAFVLIFKPTGILGRPEVEKV, encoded by the coding sequence ATGGAGTACTTTATCCAGCAGCTCGCGAACGGGCTGACGCTTGGATCCATCTATGGCCTGATCGCAATCGGCTATACGATGGTTTACGGCATCATCGGCATGATCAACTTTGCCCATGGTGACATTTTCATGCTCGGCGCCTTCGCCGCACTGATCGTCTTCCTCATCCTCACCTCATTCATCGCTGGCGTGCCTGTCGCGCTGGCGCTGCTGGTGATGCTGGTGGTTGCCATGCTGATGACCAGCCTGTGGAACTGGACGATCGAGCGCGTGGCATACAGACCCCTTCGCGGCTCGTTCCGCCTGGCGCCGCTGATCACCGCAATCGGCATGTCGATCGTGCTGTCCAACTTCATCCAGGTGACACAGGGACCGCGCAACAAGCCGATCCCGTCGCTCGTGACCGATGTCTACCACTTCGGTGCCATCACCATCTCGCTAAAGCAGATCATCATCATCGCCGTCACGGCGGTTCTGCTGACGATCTTCTGGTACATCGTCAACAAGACGCCGCTCGGGCGTGCCCAGCGCGCCACGGAGCAGGATCGCAAAATGGCTGCGCTTCTCGGCGTGGACGTGGATCGCACGATCTCGATCACCTTCGTGATGGGCGCCGCACTCGCTGCCGTCGCCGGCACGATGTACCTGATGTATTACGGCGTCGCGACGTTCAACGACGGCTTCATCCCGGGGGTCAAGGCCTTCACGGCTGCCGTTCTCGGCGGGATCGGATCCCTTCCGGGCGCCGTGCTCGGGGGCCTGCTGATCGGTCTCATTGAATCGCTCTGGTCTGCCTATTTCACGATCGCGTACAAGGACGTCGCAACATTCGCGCTCCTTGCCTTCGTGCTGATCTTCAAGCCGACCGGCATTCTCGGTCGTCCGGAAGTGGAGAAGGTTTGA
- a CDS encoding GNAT family N-acetyltransferase — protein sequence MDIEHEPAKSGGRYVARIDGHEAELTYSRASASLVIVDHTGVPDALRGRGVGQALALHAVEEARRGGWKILPLCPFMRDQALRHSDWKDTIST from the coding sequence GTGGACATCGAACATGAGCCGGCGAAATCCGGCGGCCGTTACGTGGCACGGATCGACGGCCACGAGGCAGAGCTCACCTACTCGCGCGCGTCAGCCTCGCTTGTCATCGTTGATCACACCGGCGTTCCGGACGCCTTGCGCGGCCGGGGCGTAGGGCAGGCGCTGGCATTGCATGCCGTAGAAGAGGCGCGCCGCGGTGGCTGGAAGATCCTGCCGCTCTGCCCGTTCATGCGTGACCAGGCTCTACGGCATTCGGATTGGAAGGACACGATAAGCACGTAG
- the rpoH gene encoding RNA polymerase sigma factor RpoH has translation MARNTLPSITAGEAGLNRYLDEIRKFPMLEPQQEYMLAKRYAEHGDRDAAHQLVTSHLRLVAKIAMGYRGYGLPIGEVVSEGNVGLMQAVKKFDPERGFRLATYAMWWIKASIQEYILRSWSLVKMGTTANQKRLFFNLRRLKGRLQAIEEGDLKPEQVAEIATKLNVSEEEVVSMNRRLSGDASLNAPIRATEGESGQWQDWLVDDQDSQEEVLIEQDELDTRRRMLAKAMGVLNERERRIFQARRLADDPITLEELSSEFDISRERVRQIEVRAFEKVQEAVLKEALAQANALRVVDA, from the coding sequence ATGGCCCGCAATACACTGCCGTCGATTACGGCCGGCGAAGCCGGTCTCAATCGCTATCTTGATGAAATCCGCAAATTTCCGATGCTTGAGCCGCAGCAGGAGTACATGCTCGCCAAGCGTTACGCCGAACATGGGGATCGCGACGCCGCACATCAACTGGTTACCAGCCACCTCCGCCTCGTGGCGAAGATCGCCATGGGCTACCGCGGCTATGGCCTCCCCATCGGCGAGGTCGTCTCCGAAGGCAATGTCGGCCTGATGCAGGCCGTCAAGAAGTTCGATCCGGAACGCGGCTTCCGTCTCGCCACCTATGCAATGTGGTGGATCAAGGCCTCGATCCAGGAATACATCCTGCGCTCATGGTCGCTCGTTAAGATGGGCACCACCGCCAACCAGAAGCGCCTGTTCTTCAACTTGCGCAGGCTGAAGGGCCGACTGCAGGCGATCGAGGAAGGCGACCTGAAGCCGGAGCAGGTAGCCGAGATCGCCACCAAGCTGAATGTCTCCGAGGAGGAAGTGGTTTCAATGAACCGCCGGCTCTCCGGTGATGCCTCCCTGAATGCGCCGATCCGCGCGACGGAAGGCGAATCCGGACAGTGGCAGGATTGGCTCGTGGATGACCAGGACAGCCAGGAAGAAGTGCTGATCGAACAGGACGAACTGGATACGCGCCGGCGCATGCTCGCCAAGGCGATGGGCGTCCTGAACGAGCGCGAGCGCCGCATTTTCCAGGCCAGGCGTCTGGCCGATGATCCGATCACGCTGGAAGAGCTCTCGTCCGAATTCGACATCAGCCGCGAGCGCGTCCGCCAGATCGAGGTTCGTGCCTTCGAGAAGGTTCAGGAAGCAGTTCTGAAGGAAGCACTGGCCCAGGCCAATGCACTGCGCGTCGTCGACGCCTGA
- a CDS encoding RluA family pseudouridine synthase → MNDPFKQADAPRKVLVADEDAQGRLDAWLTTALEGEFSRSRIKALIEQGAVSLKGTVCTEPKRKIAPGDAVEIVLPEPEDAEPRGEDIPLDVLYEDADVIVILKPPGLVVHPGAGNWTGTLVNALIHHCGESLSGIGGVRRPGIVHRLDKDTSGVLVAAKNDIAHRHLAAQFADHGRTGPLERAYQAVVWGRPKQLKGTIDAPLGRGGGDRTKRAVKREDSDDAREAITHYEVVERFHEKPDATALASLVECRLETGRTHQIRVHMAHIGCPLIGDSDYSGGFRTKVNVLPEPAKTIAGRFNRQALHAFLLAFEHPRSGEVMEFEAPMPEDMRELVDALRS, encoded by the coding sequence ATGAATGACCCCTTTAAACAAGCCGATGCGCCAAGGAAAGTGCTGGTTGCCGATGAAGACGCGCAAGGCCGGCTGGACGCCTGGCTGACGACGGCGCTGGAGGGAGAGTTTTCGCGCAGCCGTATCAAGGCCCTGATCGAGCAGGGAGCCGTCTCGCTGAAGGGGACAGTCTGCACCGAGCCGAAGCGGAAGATTGCGCCGGGCGACGCCGTGGAGATTGTCCTGCCGGAACCGGAGGATGCCGAACCGAGAGGCGAGGACATCCCTCTCGACGTGCTCTACGAGGACGCGGATGTCATCGTCATCCTGAAGCCTCCCGGACTCGTCGTCCATCCCGGCGCCGGCAACTGGACCGGCACCTTGGTCAATGCGCTGATCCACCACTGCGGGGAGAGCCTGTCGGGAATAGGCGGCGTCCGGCGACCGGGCATCGTCCACAGGCTGGACAAGGATACCAGCGGCGTACTGGTTGCTGCCAAGAACGACATTGCCCACCGGCACCTGGCCGCGCAGTTCGCTGATCACGGACGGACAGGGCCGCTGGAAAGGGCCTATCAGGCGGTCGTCTGGGGCCGGCCGAAGCAGTTGAAGGGAACAATCGATGCACCGCTCGGCCGTGGTGGCGGTGATCGTACGAAGCGGGCGGTGAAGCGCGAGGATAGCGACGACGCGCGCGAAGCAATCACCCATTACGAAGTGGTTGAGCGCTTTCACGAGAAACCGGATGCAACCGCCCTCGCCTCGCTTGTGGAATGCCGGCTGGAAACGGGGCGTACGCATCAGATCCGGGTTCATATGGCCCATATCGGCTGCCCGCTCATCGGAGATTCGGACTACAGCGGCGGCTTTCGGACGAAGGTGAACGTCCTGCCGGAGCCGGCCAAAACGATCGCCGGCCGCTTCAATCGGCAAGCCCTTCACGCGTTCCTCCTTGCCTTTGAGCACCCCCGTTCCGGGGAGGTCATGGAGTTCGAGGCTCCGATGCCGGAAGACATGCGGGAACTGGTCGACGCACTGCGAAGTTAG
- a CDS encoding ABC transporter ATP-binding protein: MTLGTNSMNKDTILKVDHLSMKFGGLMAINDFSFEARRGEITALIGPNGAGKTTVFNCITGFYKPTMGMITLQQKDGHTYLLERLRDFEITKIAKVSRTFQNIRLFSGLTVLENLLVAQHNALMKASGYTVLGLLGLPAYTKASAAAIDKARYWLDKANLTERADDPAGDLPYGAQRRLEIARAMCTGPELLCLDEPAAGLNPRESAALNALLHSIRDEGVSILLIEHDMSVVMEISDHVVVLEYGQKISDGTPDHVKNDPKVIAAYLGVEDDEVEEIEDQLDEGRI, translated from the coding sequence ATGACCCTCGGAACGAACAGCATGAACAAGGACACGATCCTCAAGGTCGACCACCTGTCGATGAAGTTCGGCGGCCTGATGGCCATCAATGACTTCTCGTTCGAGGCCCGTAGGGGCGAGATTACGGCGCTGATCGGCCCAAACGGGGCGGGAAAGACAACCGTCTTCAACTGCATCACCGGCTTCTACAAGCCCACCATGGGGATGATCACCCTGCAGCAGAAGGACGGCCACACCTACCTTCTCGAGCGCCTTCGGGACTTCGAGATCACAAAGATCGCGAAGGTATCCCGCACCTTCCAAAACATCCGCCTGTTCTCTGGACTGACGGTTCTGGAAAACCTTCTTGTGGCCCAACACAACGCGCTGATGAAGGCCTCCGGCTACACGGTCCTCGGTCTTCTCGGCTTGCCCGCCTATACCAAGGCATCGGCAGCCGCGATCGACAAGGCAAGATATTGGCTCGACAAGGCGAATCTCACCGAGCGAGCTGATGATCCTGCCGGTGATCTTCCATATGGCGCGCAGCGTCGGCTGGAGATTGCCCGCGCCATGTGCACCGGACCGGAGCTTCTTTGCCTGGACGAGCCGGCCGCGGGTCTCAATCCGCGCGAGTCGGCGGCTTTGAACGCGTTGTTGCACTCCATCCGCGACGAGGGCGTCTCGATCCTGCTGATCGAGCACGACATGTCGGTGGTGATGGAGATCTCGGACCATGTCGTGGTGCTGGAATACGGCCAGAAGATCTCCGATGGCACGCCGGATCACGTGAAGAACGACCCGAAGGTCATAGCGGCCTATCTCGGCGTCGAGGATGACGAAGTTGAAGAAATCGAGGACCAGCTCGACGAGGGGAGGATCTGA
- a CDS encoding response regulator: protein MQRLMIADASDVVRKVGKRILSELGFVVVEAESARDAISRCQAELPAFLIVDAALEGALDVIQAVRGLPNGKDVRIFYCVIEADLKKMMLGKRAGANDFLLKPFDRKILTSVFGGLAVAA, encoded by the coding sequence ATGCAGCGCCTGATGATTGCCGATGCTTCGGATGTCGTCCGCAAGGTCGGAAAGCGTATCCTGTCCGAGCTCGGGTTCGTGGTCGTCGAGGCCGAGAGCGCCCGCGACGCGATCAGTCGCTGCCAGGCCGAATTGCCAGCCTTCCTCATCGTGGATGCCGCACTGGAAGGCGCCCTGGACGTGATCCAGGCGGTCAGGGGCCTGCCGAACGGCAAGGATGTCCGCATTTTCTACTGCGTCATCGAGGCGGACCTGAAGAAGATGATGCTCGGCAAGCGGGCCGGCGCGAACGACTTCCTGCTCAAGCCCTTCGACCGTAAGATCCTCACCTCGGTCTTCGGTGGCCTGGCGGTCGCCGCCTGA
- a CDS encoding DUF1134 domain-containing protein, with the protein MLALLVMSAATVRPALAQDSSQYSVQEVIDAGHSFFGNTSGGLAKVVERAFEQYGLPNGYILGQEGSGAFIAGLTYGEGELYTKNAGQHPVFWQGPSLGIDYGGQGSRAMMLVYDLPAIEALYARFGGVSGSAFVVAGVGMTVMRNNDVVLVPIRTGVGARLGINVGYLKLTRSPTWNPF; encoded by the coding sequence ATGCTCGCCCTGCTCGTGATGAGCGCGGCAACCGTGCGGCCAGCGCTGGCGCAGGACAGCAGCCAGTACTCGGTGCAGGAAGTGATCGACGCCGGCCACAGCTTCTTCGGCAATACCAGCGGCGGCCTGGCTAAGGTCGTGGAGAGAGCCTTCGAGCAGTATGGCCTTCCGAACGGTTATATCCTGGGCCAGGAGGGCTCGGGCGCCTTCATCGCCGGCCTGACCTATGGCGAGGGTGAACTCTACACGAAGAATGCAGGCCAGCACCCGGTCTTCTGGCAGGGCCCCTCACTGGGGATCGACTATGGCGGCCAGGGTTCACGCGCGATGATGCTGGTCTACGACCTGCCGGCGATCGAAGCCCTCTACGCCCGCTTCGGCGGCGTGTCCGGCTCCGCCTTCGTCGTCGCCGGTGTCGGCATGACCGTAATGCGCAACAATGATGTGGTCCTGGTGCCGATCCGCACGGGCGTCGGCGCCCGGCTCGGCATCAATGTCGGCTACCTCAAGCTGACGCGTTCGCCGACGTGGAACCCATTCTGA
- a CDS encoding DUF1153 domain-containing protein, whose product MTELIRPRVKYVIGPDGSPLTIADLPPANTRRWVIRRKAEVVAAVRGGLLSLEEACERYTLTVEEFLSWQSSINDHGLAGLRTTRIQQYRH is encoded by the coding sequence ATGACCGAATTGATACGACCCCGAGTTAAATATGTCATCGGCCCCGATGGCAGTCCGCTGACGATTGCCGACCTGCCGCCGGCCAATACCCGCCGCTGGGTCATCCGCCGCAAGGCGGAGGTGGTTGCCGCGGTACGGGGCGGTCTGCTCAGCCTCGAAGAGGCGTGCGAGCGCTATACCTTGACCGTCGAAGAGTTCCTCTCCTGGCAGTCCTCCATCAACGATCACGGGCTTGCCGGTCTGCGGACGACACGGATACAGCAGTACCGGCACTAG
- the livM gene encoding high-affinity branched-chain amino acid ABC transporter permease LivM → MSQASTSENAGLMSKALKEALFAGAMAFGLFLLYVGIETYQNINNQLVWRTRWGLLAIFVIVAAVSRFIVVAFVKPHLDKRKLAKAKAGVPEVSDEQGFFHKHFLKIALVALLVYPIVSVMLAGTQGSLKYVDNFGIQILIYVMLAWGLNIVVGLAGLLDLGYVAFYAVGAYSYALLSEHFGLSFWLLLPLSGILAAFWGIILGFPVLRLRGDYLAIVTLAFGEIIRLVLINWTDVTRGTFGISGIPKASFFGIWSFDVGAANNFTKAWGLSMSSAYYKIFLFYLILALCMLTAYVSIKLRRMPIGRAWEALREDEIACRSLGINTVTTKLTAFAIGAMFGGFAGAFFATRQGFVSPESFVFLESAVILAIVVLGGMGSLTGIAIAAVVMVGGTELLREMEFLKHVFGPDFTPELYRMLLFGLAMITVMVFKPRGLVGSRQPTAFLKERKAVSGSFTKEGHG, encoded by the coding sequence ATGTCGCAGGCTTCCACTTCCGAAAACGCGGGGCTCATGAGCAAGGCGCTGAAGGAAGCGCTCTTCGCGGGCGCCATGGCCTTCGGCCTCTTCCTTCTCTATGTCGGTATCGAGACCTACCAGAACATCAACAACCAGTTGGTCTGGCGTACCCGGTGGGGATTGCTGGCAATCTTCGTGATCGTTGCCGCAGTCAGCCGGTTCATCGTCGTGGCCTTTGTGAAGCCGCACCTTGACAAGCGAAAGCTTGCCAAAGCCAAGGCTGGGGTCCCGGAGGTGTCGGACGAGCAGGGCTTCTTCCACAAGCACTTCCTCAAGATCGCGCTGGTGGCACTGCTTGTCTATCCGATCGTATCGGTGATGCTGGCGGGGACGCAGGGGTCGCTCAAGTATGTCGACAACTTCGGCATCCAGATCCTCATCTACGTCATGCTTGCTTGGGGACTAAACATCGTCGTCGGTCTGGCGGGCCTGCTCGACCTGGGGTATGTCGCCTTTTATGCCGTCGGCGCCTACTCCTATGCGCTGCTTTCGGAACACTTCGGACTTTCCTTCTGGCTGCTGCTGCCTTTGTCGGGCATCCTCGCCGCCTTCTGGGGCATCATCCTAGGCTTTCCGGTGCTGCGTTTGCGGGGCGACTACCTTGCCATCGTGACGCTCGCCTTCGGCGAAATCATCCGCCTCGTGCTGATCAACTGGACGGACGTGACCAGGGGCACCTTTGGTATCTCCGGTATCCCGAAGGCATCCTTCTTCGGCATCTGGTCCTTCGACGTCGGGGCGGCGAACAATTTCACCAAGGCGTGGGGCCTCTCCATGTCGTCCGCCTACTACAAGATCTTCCTTTTCTACCTGATCCTCGCGCTCTGCATGCTGACAGCCTATGTGAGTATCAAGCTGCGCCGCATGCCGATTGGCCGCGCGTGGGAAGCCTTGCGTGAGGACGAGATCGCCTGCCGTTCGCTCGGCATCAATACGGTGACCACGAAGCTCACGGCATTTGCCATCGGTGCCATGTTCGGTGGTTTCGCCGGCGCCTTCTTCGCAACCCGCCAGGGCTTCGTCTCCCCCGAGAGCTTCGTCTTCCTGGAGTCGGCCGTGATCCTCGCGATCGTCGTCCTCGGCGGCATGGGTTCGCTGACAGGCATCGCCATTGCAGCGGTCGTCATGGTTGGCGGTACGGAACTGTTGCGCGAGATGGAGTTCCTGAAGCACGTCTTCGGCCCGGACTTCACGCCGGAACTCTACCGCATGCTGCTGTTCGGACTGGCGATGATCACCGTCATGGTCTTCAAGCCGCGCGGTCTGGTCGGTTCGCGTCAGCCGACGGCCTTCCTCAAGGAGCGCAAGGCGGTCTCAGGCAGCTTTACCAAGGAGGGCCACGGCTGA